In Nocardioides conyzicola, one genomic interval encodes:
- the menD gene encoding 2-succinyl-5-enolpyruvyl-6-hydroxy-3-cyclohexene-1-carboxylic-acid synthase, with amino-acid sequence MIATDTARAVVTALVEAGVSEIVVAPGSRNAPLSFAAYDAAAAGLVRLHTRIDERTAGFLALGLTKNGNRAAVICTSGTAVANLHPAVLEAAHAGLPLVVVTADRPARLRGTNANQTTDQVGVFGPLVATQDASAGLDLHVLRPVHLNVPLDDPLLPDDTWQPDVAPGPAPRPVIPAVMAWLSSGPRTVVVAGDDAGPQARQLAESGGWPLLAEPSSGSRTGATAIRTYRLLLSGELGDRIERVVVCGHPTLSRPVSRLLARDDVTVIDTPTGGVWTERPFPVDERLPVVPHVKEPDGPAWLEEWHAADTTVGRRLDALLAAEPELTPHEVAGAVARALPPGGLLVVGASSPIRDLDLMVPRYEVGRHRKVIANRGLAGIDGTISTAIGAALARPDTTRAFALMGDVTFVHDANGLVIGPGEPVPDLTIVVVNDDGGSIFTMLEQGDAAYDDRFEKLFGTPHGVDLAALCAATRTPHWKVGSSAELDQALASPNGGIEVVEVAVRRDNRRELDARIRALRP; translated from the coding sequence ATGATCGCCACCGACACCGCGCGCGCCGTGGTGACCGCGCTGGTCGAGGCGGGCGTCAGCGAGATCGTGGTCGCTCCGGGCTCGCGGAACGCCCCGCTGTCGTTCGCGGCGTACGACGCCGCTGCGGCCGGGCTGGTCCGGCTGCACACCCGCATCGACGAGCGCACGGCCGGCTTCCTCGCGCTCGGGCTCACCAAGAACGGCAACCGTGCCGCCGTCATCTGCACGTCGGGCACCGCCGTCGCCAACCTGCACCCCGCGGTCCTCGAGGCCGCCCACGCCGGGCTGCCGCTGGTCGTCGTGACCGCCGACCGCCCGGCCCGGCTGCGCGGCACCAACGCCAACCAGACCACCGACCAGGTCGGCGTCTTCGGCCCACTCGTCGCCACTCAGGACGCGAGTGCAGGCCTGGACCTGCACGTCCTGCGCCCGGTGCACCTCAACGTGCCGCTGGACGACCCACTGCTGCCCGACGACACGTGGCAGCCCGACGTCGCGCCCGGTCCCGCACCGCGGCCCGTGATCCCGGCCGTGATGGCGTGGCTGAGCAGCGGTCCCCGCACGGTGGTCGTCGCCGGCGACGACGCCGGGCCGCAGGCCAGACAGCTCGCCGAGTCCGGAGGCTGGCCCCTGCTCGCCGAGCCGTCGAGCGGCTCGCGCACCGGCGCCACCGCGATCCGCACCTACCGGCTGCTGCTCTCCGGAGAGCTCGGTGACCGGATCGAACGGGTCGTCGTCTGCGGACACCCGACGCTGTCGCGTCCGGTCAGCCGGCTGCTCGCTCGCGATGACGTGACCGTCATCGACACCCCCACGGGGGGCGTGTGGACCGAGCGACCGTTCCCGGTCGACGAGCGGCTGCCGGTCGTTCCACACGTGAAGGAGCCGGACGGCCCCGCCTGGCTGGAGGAGTGGCACGCGGCCGACACGACCGTCGGCCGGCGGCTCGACGCGCTGCTCGCCGCCGAGCCTGAGCTGACGCCGCACGAGGTCGCCGGCGCCGTCGCCCGCGCCCTGCCGCCCGGCGGGCTGCTGGTCGTCGGCGCGTCCAGCCCGATCCGCGACCTCGACCTGATGGTGCCGCGCTACGAGGTCGGGCGACACCGCAAGGTGATCGCCAACCGAGGGCTCGCCGGCATCGACGGCACCATCTCCACCGCGATCGGGGCCGCGCTGGCCCGGCCCGACACGACCCGGGCGTTCGCGCTGATGGGGGACGTGACGTTCGTGCACGACGCCAACGGCCTGGTCATCGGGCCCGGCGAGCCCGTGCCCGACCTGACGATCGTGGTCGTCAACGACGACGGCGGCTCGATCTTCACGATGCTCGAGCAGGGCGACGCGGCGTACGACGACCGCTTCGAGAAGCTCTTCGGCACCCCGCACGGCGTCGACCTCGCCGCCCTTTGCGCCGCCACCAGGACCCCGCACTGGAAGGTCGGCTCGTCAGCCGAGCTCGACCAGGCCCTGGCCAGCCCCAATGGCGGCATCGAGGTCGTCGAGGTCGCCGTACGCCGCGACAACCGCCGCGAGCTCGACGCCCGGATCAGGGCGCTCCGGCCCTAG
- a CDS encoding o-succinylbenzoate synthase, whose protein sequence is MRVYSLPMRTRFRGITVREGVLIPGPAGWGEWSPFLEYDAAVAEPWLRCAEEAAAGDWPAPLRDSVPVNVTVPAVGPEEAHAVVLRGGCRTAKVKVAEPGQTLADDQARLEAVRDAIGPDGRIRIDVNGLWDLDTAIAGIPVLDRAAGGLEYVEQPVASVEDLARVRRAVGVPIAADESIRRAEDPYRVRDLEAADVAVLKVQPLGGVRACLRIAEDIGLPVVVSSALETSLGIAAGVALAAALPELPYACGLATVQLLAADIVDESLLPVDGALPVRLPVVDESLVHADPDRVAHWEARLAEVLALRQDRSS, encoded by the coding sequence ATGAGGGTCTACAGCCTGCCGATGCGCACGAGGTTCCGCGGCATCACCGTCCGCGAGGGCGTGCTGATCCCGGGCCCGGCCGGCTGGGGGGAGTGGAGCCCGTTCCTGGAGTACGACGCGGCCGTCGCCGAGCCCTGGCTGCGCTGCGCGGAGGAGGCGGCCGCCGGTGACTGGCCTGCGCCGCTCCGCGACTCGGTGCCCGTCAACGTCACCGTGCCCGCCGTGGGTCCCGAGGAGGCGCACGCCGTCGTCCTGCGCGGCGGCTGCCGGACCGCCAAGGTGAAGGTCGCCGAACCCGGCCAGACCCTGGCCGACGACCAGGCGCGGCTGGAGGCGGTCCGCGACGCGATCGGCCCCGACGGCCGGATCCGGATCGACGTCAACGGGCTGTGGGACCTCGACACCGCGATCGCCGGCATCCCCGTCCTGGACCGCGCGGCCGGCGGGCTCGAGTACGTCGAGCAGCCCGTCGCGAGCGTCGAGGACCTCGCGCGGGTACGCCGGGCCGTCGGCGTACCCATCGCCGCCGACGAGTCGATCCGCCGGGCAGAGGACCCCTACCGGGTGCGCGACCTGGAGGCCGCCGACGTGGCCGTGCTCAAGGTCCAGCCGCTCGGCGGCGTGCGCGCGTGCCTGCGGATCGCGGAGGACATCGGCCTGCCCGTCGTCGTCTCGTCCGCGCTGGAGACGTCCCTGGGGATCGCGGCCGGGGTCGCGCTGGCGGCGGCCCTGCCCGAGCTGCCCTACGCCTGCGGGCTCGCGACCGTGCAGCTGCTGGCCGCCGACATCGTCGACGAGTCGCTGCTGCCCGTCGACGGTGCCCTGCCGGTGCGGCTGCCGGTCGTCGACGAGTCGCTCGTGCACGCCGACCCCGACCGGGTCGCGCACTGGGAGGCCCGGCTGGCCGAGGTGCTGGCGCTGCGGCAGGATCGATCCTCATGA
- a CDS encoding AMP-binding protein, which yields MINAVRELDAWLAAEDPEPWVVETSGSTGRPKRVVLSRAAVRASVAASARRLGGSGRWLLALPASYVAGVQVICRSLVAGHDPVLLEEHESFAAASRDADFVSLVPTQLHRLLETDAEALQSFHTVLLGGGPIDPALRRRAEGAGVRVVATYGSAETAGGCVYDGYALDGVAVALDPGGRIRIGGPTLFERYDGDPDGTAEVLVDGWFLTSDAGRLDEDGRLHVLGRVDDVVVSGGVNVPAPAVAARLREHPDVVAAEVLGVPDEEWGNRLVAFVVGPVSVEGARAWVAEAHPRSWAPRQLVVLDEIPLLPNGKPDRLTLRGLA from the coding sequence GTGATTAACGCGGTCCGCGAGCTCGACGCCTGGCTGGCCGCCGAGGACCCGGAGCCGTGGGTGGTCGAGACGTCCGGCTCGACCGGCCGTCCCAAGCGGGTCGTCCTGTCCCGGGCCGCCGTCCGGGCGTCCGTGGCGGCCTCCGCACGCCGCCTCGGGGGGTCCGGGCGTTGGCTGCTCGCGCTGCCCGCGTCGTACGTCGCCGGCGTGCAGGTGATCTGTCGCTCGCTGGTCGCCGGCCACGACCCGGTGCTGCTCGAGGAGCACGAGTCGTTCGCGGCGGCGTCCCGCGACGCGGACTTCGTGTCGCTGGTGCCGACCCAGCTGCACCGGCTGCTGGAGACGGATGCGGAGGCGCTGCAGAGCTTCCACACCGTGCTGCTCGGCGGTGGGCCGATCGACCCCGCGCTCCGTCGCCGCGCCGAGGGAGCCGGGGTGCGCGTGGTCGCGACGTACGGCTCCGCGGAGACCGCCGGCGGCTGCGTCTACGACGGGTACGCCCTCGACGGCGTGGCGGTCGCCCTCGACCCCGGTGGCCGGATCCGGATCGGTGGACCCACGCTCTTCGAGAGGTACGACGGCGACCCGGACGGCACCGCCGAGGTGCTGGTCGACGGGTGGTTCCTCACCTCCGACGCCGGCCGGCTCGACGAGGACGGCCGGCTGCACGTGCTCGGCCGGGTCGACGACGTCGTGGTCAGCGGTGGGGTCAACGTCCCGGCCCCGGCCGTCGCCGCCCGGCTCCGTGAGCACCCGGACGTCGTCGCGGCCGAGGTGCTCGGCGTACCCGACGAGGAGTGGGGCAACCGGCTCGTCGCCTTCGTCGTCGGCCCCGTGTCGGTGGAGGGCGCCCGAGCCTGGGTGGCCGAGGCGCACCCGCGGTCGTGGGCGCCGCGGCAGCTGGTCGTCCTCGACGAGATCCCGCTGCTGCCCAACGGCAAGCCGGACCGTCTCACGCTGCGGGGCCTCGCATGA
- a CDS encoding Na+/H+ antiporter: MEIAFLLVALAVGVLAGVTVAGRIGVPAPLLLVVAGVAASFLPFVPQVHLEPEVVLFGLLPPLLYSTSITSSLVDFNANRRSILLLSVGLVLFTTAGVGWLVHEMVPGVSWPVAFALGAVVAPPDAVAATAVGRKVGLPRRVVTILEGESLFNDATALVALRTALGVSIAGHINGWEVGWDFARAAGGGVLVGLVGFMLVGWLRKRISDPVLDVGLSFVIPFACFLAAEEIHASGVVAVVVAGLLLGHKAPILQTAQSRIAERINWRTIAFLLENTVFALIGLQAQWLYQDLADSDMSWSRIVAVCLLTLVAVIALRMIWVFVARYALARPIDEAGNRLVPPRSFTFLLGWSGMRGVVTLAAAFLIPDDTADREVLFAIAFTVVAGTLLIQGLTLPWFARVLKVPAPDPLDDALARATLLQQASKAAIQELDKIEYDDQTGVCDLIRQRLDQRNFAAWERLGTTADQESPAALYYRIRMQMINAERSRILEIRRSGTIASEVIADVLAMLDVEESMLDSAEQERDEAASYARRRWTTGETCDDLLAYPVADLPRGEYCQACLDAGTQWVALRRCLECGNVACCDSSPLQHATAHFHDTTHPVMQSVEPGEDWRWCYIHHLTA; encoded by the coding sequence GTGGAGATCGCCTTCTTGCTGGTCGCGCTCGCCGTCGGGGTGCTCGCCGGAGTCACCGTCGCCGGCCGGATCGGCGTACCCGCCCCCCTCCTGCTCGTGGTCGCCGGCGTCGCGGCGTCGTTCCTGCCGTTCGTGCCGCAGGTCCACCTGGAGCCCGAGGTCGTGCTGTTCGGGCTGCTGCCGCCGCTGCTCTACTCGACCTCGATCACGTCGTCCCTGGTCGACTTCAACGCCAACCGTCGCTCGATCCTGCTGCTGTCGGTGGGCCTGGTTCTCTTCACCACCGCGGGCGTCGGGTGGCTGGTCCACGAGATGGTGCCCGGGGTCTCGTGGCCCGTCGCGTTCGCGCTCGGCGCGGTCGTGGCGCCGCCCGACGCCGTCGCGGCGACCGCCGTCGGGCGCAAGGTCGGGCTCCCGCGCCGGGTCGTGACGATCCTCGAGGGCGAGTCCCTCTTCAACGACGCGACGGCCCTGGTCGCGCTGCGGACGGCGCTGGGCGTCAGCATCGCCGGTCACATCAACGGGTGGGAGGTCGGCTGGGACTTCGCGCGCGCGGCCGGCGGCGGCGTGCTCGTCGGTCTCGTCGGGTTCATGCTGGTCGGCTGGCTCCGCAAGCGGATCAGCGACCCGGTGCTCGACGTCGGGCTCTCGTTCGTGATCCCGTTCGCCTGCTTCCTGGCCGCCGAGGAGATCCACGCCTCGGGTGTCGTCGCGGTCGTCGTGGCCGGGCTCCTGCTCGGTCACAAGGCTCCGATCCTGCAGACGGCCCAGTCCCGGATCGCCGAGCGGATCAACTGGCGCACGATCGCGTTCCTGCTGGAGAACACCGTCTTCGCGCTGATCGGTCTCCAGGCCCAGTGGCTCTACCAGGACCTCGCCGACAGCGACATGTCCTGGTCGCGGATCGTCGCCGTCTGCCTGCTGACCCTCGTCGCGGTGATCGCGCTGCGGATGATCTGGGTCTTCGTCGCCCGCTACGCGCTGGCGCGTCCGATCGACGAGGCCGGCAACCGGCTGGTGCCGCCCCGGTCCTTCACGTTCCTGCTCGGCTGGTCCGGCATGCGTGGCGTCGTGACCCTGGCGGCCGCGTTCCTGATCCCCGACGACACCGCCGACCGCGAGGTGCTCTTCGCGATCGCGTTCACGGTCGTGGCCGGGACCCTGCTGATCCAGGGGCTCACCCTGCCGTGGTTCGCCCGGGTGCTCAAGGTGCCGGCACCGGACCCGCTCGACGACGCGCTCGCGCGGGCCACCCTGCTCCAGCAGGCGTCCAAGGCCGCGATCCAGGAGCTGGACAAGATCGAGTACGACGACCAGACCGGTGTCTGCGACCTGATCCGGCAGCGGCTCGACCAGCGCAACTTCGCGGCCTGGGAGCGCCTGGGCACGACGGCCGACCAGGAGTCGCCGGCCGCGCTGTACTACCGGATCCGGATGCAGATGATCAACGCCGAGCGCAGCCGGATCCTGGAGATCCGCCGGTCCGGCACCATCGCCTCCGAGGTGATCGCCGACGTGCTCGCGATGCTCGACGTCGAGGAGTCGATGCTCGACAGCGCGGAGCAGGAGCGCGACGAGGCGGCGTCGTACGCCCGCCGTCGCTGGACGACGGGGGAGACCTGCGACGACCTGCTGGCCTACCCGGTCGCCGACCTGCCGCGCGGGGAGTACTGCCAGGCCTGTCTCGACGCCGGCACCCAGTGGGTGGCGCTGCGCCGGTGCCTCGAGTGCGGCAACGTCGCCTGCTGCGACTCCTCACCCCTGCAGCACGCCACCGCGCACTTCCACGACACGACCCACCCGGTCATGCAGTCGGTCGAGCCCGGCGAGGACTGGCGCTGGTGCTACATCCATCACCTGACCGCCTGA